In the genome of Streptomyces pactum, one region contains:
- a CDS encoding RidA family protein: MDVFNHNVPAESDFGYSQAIRSGELIHVSGQLSFGEAGEFLHAGDFAAQLKQTYANMDKVLDHYGCTRNQVVSQTLYVVDLRQNAAATAEGNLGYFGDHRPASTVLGVPELTLPGQVVEISFVIDMRLPA, encoded by the coding sequence ATGGACGTCTTCAACCACAACGTGCCGGCCGAGAGCGACTTCGGCTACTCACAGGCGATCAGGTCCGGCGAGCTGATCCACGTCTCCGGACAGCTCTCGTTCGGTGAGGCAGGTGAGTTCCTCCACGCGGGCGACTTCGCCGCCCAGCTCAAGCAGACCTACGCCAACATGGACAAGGTTTTGGACCACTACGGCTGCACCCGGAACCAGGTCGTCTCGCAGACCCTGTACGTGGTGGACCTGCGGCAGAACGCCGCGGCGACGGCGGAGGGCAACCTGGGGTACTTCGGCGACCACCGCCCGGCCAGCACGGTCCTGGGCGTCCCCGAACTGACCTTGCCCGGCCAGGTCGTCGAAATCAGCTTCGTCATCGACATGAGACTGCCCGCTTGA
- a CDS encoding winged helix-turn-helix transcriptional regulator, whose translation MVTKQLLKGLPEDADLRRADSLAREIFSDVANKWALLIIEALGERTLRFSELRNEVEGISHKMLTQNLRMLERNGLVDRKVHPTVPPRVEYTLTEPGRALRTAVDAICGWTHQHLGHIERARGRFDA comes from the coding sequence ATGGTGACCAAGCAGCTGCTCAAGGGCCTGCCCGAGGACGCCGACCTGCGGCGTGCGGACTCCCTCGCGCGGGAGATCTTCTCGGACGTCGCCAACAAGTGGGCGCTCCTGATCATCGAGGCGCTCGGCGAGCGCACCCTGCGCTTCAGCGAGCTGCGCAACGAGGTCGAGGGCATCAGCCACAAGATGCTCACCCAGAACCTGCGCATGCTGGAGCGCAACGGTCTGGTCGACCGGAAGGTGCACCCCACCGTGCCGCCGCGGGTCGAGTACACCCTCACCGAGCCGGGCCGGGCCCTGCGCACCGCGGTCGACGCCATTTGCGGCTGGACGCACCAGCACCTCGGGCACATCGAGCGTGCACGCGGCCGTTTCGACGCCTGA
- a CDS encoding NPCBM/NEW2 domain-containing protein has product MRRGESSWMWQRSSLSIGGRTYPDGVTVAEPSSLTIDLNRPCTAYRAVAGIDDLSAEPGSAARFAVYADGVLLWRSRMLHAGEPAVPVSVGLSGRRTVRLVVERHGSVDRKAMADWADSSIDCS; this is encoded by the coding sequence GTGCGGCGCGGCGAGAGCAGCTGGATGTGGCAGCGCTCAAGCCTGTCGATCGGCGGACGGACGTACCCGGACGGGGTCACGGTCGCCGAACCGTCCTCCCTCACCATCGACCTCAACCGGCCCTGCACCGCCTACCGAGCCGTCGCGGGCATCGACGACCTGTCGGCGGAGCCCGGGAGCGCGGCCCGGTTCGCGGTGTACGCGGACGGGGTGCTGCTGTGGCGGTCCCGGATGTTGCACGCCGGGGAGCCCGCGGTCCCGGTGTCGGTCGGGCTCTCCGGCCGCCGGACGGTCCGGCTGGTGGTGGAGCGCCACGGATCGGTGGACCGGAAGGCCATGGCGGACTGGGCGGATTCCAGCATCGACTGCTCGTAG